In Chaetodon trifascialis isolate fChaTrf1 chromosome 6, fChaTrf1.hap1, whole genome shotgun sequence, one DNA window encodes the following:
- the LOC139332019 gene encoding single-stranded DNA-binding protein 2 isoform X2, with product MPVGPVPPGFFQPFMSPRYPGGPRPPLRLPNQGLGGVPGSQPMLPSGMDPTRQQGHPNMGGPMQRMTPPRGMVPLGPQNYGGGMRPPLNALVGPGMPGMNMGPGGGRPWPNPPNSNSTPYSSASPGSYVGPPGGGGPPGTPIMPSPADSTNSGDNMYTMINTVPPGGSRPNFPMGAGGDGPLGGMAGMEPHHMNGSLGSGDMDSLPKNSPGNLSMSNQPGTPREDGEMGGNFLNPFQNESYSPNMTMSV from the exons GGGTTCTTTCAG CCATTTATGTCACCTCGATACCCCGGAGGACCCAGACCACCCCTCAGATTACCAAATCAG GGACTTGGAGGAGTCCCAGGCAGCCAGCCCATGTTACCCAGCGGGATGGATCCCACAAGACAGCAAG gacATCCAAACATGGGAGGACCGATGCAGCGGATGACTCCACCCAGAGGCATGGTGCCGCTAGGGCCTCAG AACTATGGAGGTGGGATGAGACCACCGCTGAATGCCCTGGTGGGTCCTGGGATGCCTGGCATGAATAT ggGACCGGGTGGGGGTAGACCCTGGCCAAATCCTCCAAACTCCAATTCG acCCCGTACTCTTCTGCGTCTCCAGGAAGTTATGTG GGACCTCCAGGAGGAGGGGGGCCACCGGGGACGCCAATAATGCCCAGTCCAGCAG ATTCAACCAACTCCGGTGACAACATGTACACTATGATAAACACAGTTCCTCCAGGTGGAAGCCGACCAAAT TTCCCTATGGGTGCAGGTGGCGATGGTCCATTGGGGGGAATGGCCGGAATGGAGCCCCATCACATGAATGGATCATTAG GGTCAGGTGATATGGACAGCCTCCCCAAG AACTCTCCCGGTAACCTAAGTATGAGTAACCAGCCCGGGACCCCCAGGGAGGATGGAGAAATGGGAGGAAACTTCCTTAACCCTTTTCAGAATGAAAGT TATTCTCCGAACATGACGATGAGCGTGTGA